The Syngnathus typhle isolate RoL2023-S1 ecotype Sweden linkage group LG11, RoL_Styp_1.0, whole genome shotgun sequence genome contains a region encoding:
- the magi1b gene encoding membrane-associated guanylate kinase, WW and PDZ domain-containing protein 1b isoform X1 — translation MSNTALRKNHWTSRLNECSVSKDVHGGLNVPLRGGAENGEFAFIGQLKPNQVLYNSGQLNDGELLLEVENLPISGLPLYDVHTLIKNCQGSVRLKTVRPGNKLNKDLKHYLSQRFQKSSPDHELQQIIRDNLYRHAVPCTTRPPREGEVSGVDYNFLSVQDFLELEKSGTLLEIGTYEGNYYGTPKPPVQPPGGKVITNSSGGDAPRPDGLSGSLPGSQESTPRRSKSYNDMHNAGIVPGELPLEDDEDLPDMNSSYTGESSELDEIHRSVRPFTPRRSDPSYFGTTPLPPATTESTQQTHPNLSHPPPEDPQGPLPDNWEMAYTENGEVYFIDHNTKTTSWIDPRCLDKPQKPLEECEDDEGVHTEELDNDLLELPPGWEKIDDPVYGVYYVDHINRRTQYENPLLEAKRRRQVEQQQPQVQSQQPPEEWIEDSTFAGAPPTSYTANHQETYRDPQPGPTVPMGQKRGKPFFTRNRSELKGTFINTKLKKSRRGFGFTVVGGDEPDEFLQIKSLVLDGPAALDGKMETGDVIVSVNDTCVLGYTHAQVVKIFQSIPIGSMVNLELCRGYPLPFDPDDPNTSLVTSVAILDNKDPIIVNGQEASNNTYDLPPSHSSQNSNSGSTNGGGAALNGLPRPHSPSAEANSDPASQHGYPSDVVTLASSIATQPELITVHMEKGDKGFGFTIADSLGGGGQRVKQIVDYPRCRGLREGDIIVEVNKRNVQSMSHNQVVDLLSKCPKGSEVTMLVQRGVAPAKKSPKLDDFELAPPYRDYSRRPLSRKDSQNSSQLSVSSHRSAHTDSPLYSSLAPPHSESAAPPVPSQPLPGLPPQDFTADGTIQRKPDPFKIWAQSRSMYESRLPDFQEQDIFLWRKDTGFGFRILGGNEEGEPIYIGHIVKYGAADEDGRLRSGDELICVDGTAVVGKSHQLVVQLMQQAAKQGHVNLTVRRKTSYAVKAEGDVPPSPASSHHSSTQAPSLTEEIGKRTPQGSQNSLNTVSSGSGSTSGIGSGGGGGVGAGGSANVAAVAAATTSSQPPNVNSSIPVSSALQPYDVEIRRGENEGFGFVIVSSVSRPEAGTTFGRIIEGSPADRCGKLKVGDRILAVNSCSITNKSHSDIVNLIKEAGNTVTLRIIPGDESSNASLLTNAEKIATITTTHTAQQQAAPEARNNTKPKQESFDFKAPQAPPPQLPTQVSAQDSEFYSADLERDSKGFGFSLRGGREYNMDLYVLRLAEDGAAVRNGKMRVGDEILEINGESTKGMKHARAIELIKSGGRRVHLVLKRGDGSVPEYDGTPNDSSAASGLQNAAEVSSLPFNEPSEQSYNPEPQSSSRTKKETTHHSSGTGKHRSRHRRRSPHKKTSTGKHKRTKSPGKINLLKKKKDEKGKSEQRHHSSGHHRSRHRSPDKGYKRSRSAENALDGRHGGHRHGRSPDRHHHRHRSPQRSPYRSPRRSPYRSPRRSPYRSPRRSPYRSPPPYKSPQRSRQRSPNRRQGRSADPYRRYGSPQGARQRGNEKPAVVEALPKAPSRFTEPSLSFEDSVLREAPALVRLNRVAGEERPFMNDSLLTRASTMERAFGGDSLLRDISRNQRDTFENGSRPRVRTPDSDLAYNRYSSLLRGRSPERADRDRDRNYPSRESTPEPYRTRSLGRDISPIRSPRRKDSEDEEDDDNFVAAKVSEYYSTLESDNSRSARPLLPEPKKTYKDNPRDLSI, via the exons GTACAACCCGACCCCCTCGTGAAGGAGAAGTCTCTGGTGTCGACTACAACTTCCTTTCAGTTCAGGACTTTCTGGAATTAGAAAAAAGTGGAACCTTGTTGGAAATCGGAACATATGAAG GAAACTATTATGGGACACCCAAGCCGCCGGTGCAGCCCCCCGGTGGGAAAGTGATTACCAATAGCAGCGGCGGTGATGCCCCACGGCCAGACGGGCTCAGCGGTAGCCTGCCGGGCTCGCAAGAATCCACTCCCCGACGCAGCAAGTCCTACAATGACATGCACAATGCTGGAATAGTGCCTGGAGAACTGCCGCTGGAGGACGACGAGGACCTCCCTGACATGAACAGTAGCTACACAG GAGAATCAAGCGAACTCGACGAGATTCATCGCTCGGTGAGACCCTTCACCCCTCGCCGGAGTGACCCATCCTACTTTGGGACGACCCCCTTACCACCGGCCACCACGGAGAGCACTCAGCAGACTCACCCTAACCTGAGCCATCCTCCCCCGGAGGACCCTCAGGGACCTCTGCCCGACAATTGGGAGATGGCCTACACTGAGAACGGAGAGGTCTATTTTATAGA TCACAATACAAAGACCACCTCTTGGATAGACCCTCGGTGCCTGGACAAACCTCAGAAACCCCTGGAAGAATGTGAAGATGACG AAGGGGTTCATACGGAGGAGCTGGACAATGATCTTCTTG AACTTCCACCCGGATGGGAGAAAATAGATGATCCAGTCTATGGCGTCTACTATGTTGA TCATATCAACAGGAGGACTCAGTACGAGAATCCCCTTTTGGAGGCTAAGCGGCGCAGACAAGTGGAACAGCAACAGCCTCAAGTGCAAAGCCAGCAGCCACCTGAAG AATGGATTGAAGACTCAACCTTTGCCGGGGCCCCTCCAACAAGTTATACTGCCAACCACCAAGAGACTTACAGGGACCCTCAACCTGGGCCCACAGTGCCAATGGGACAAAAAC gaGGAAAGCCTTTCTTTACCCGGAACCGATCTGAACTAAAGGGGACTTTCATCAATACCAAGCTGAAAAAGAGCCGCAGAGGTTTTGGTTTCACTGTCGTGGGAGGCGACGAGCCAGATGAGTTCCTGCAAATCAAGAGTCTGGTCCTCGACGGACCGGCCGCCCTCGACGGCAAGATGGAGACAG GTGATGTCATAGTGAGTGTCAACGACACCTGTGTGCTCGGCTACACCCACGCACAAGTTGTGAAGATCTTCCAGTCGATCCCAATTGGCTCTATGGTCAATTTGGAGCTGTGCCGCGGTTACCCTTTGCCCTTTGACCCCGATGACCCCAACACAAGCCTGGTTACCTCAGTGGCCATTCTTGACAACAAAGATCCTATCATAGTCAACGGTCAAGAGGCCTCCAACAATACTTACGATTTGCCGCCCAGTCACAGCAGTCAGAACAGCAACAGCGGCTCCACCAACGGCGGCGGGGCTGCCCTCAATGGCCTCCCGCGACCTCACAGCCCCTCCGCAGAGGCGAACTCTGACCCCGCATCCCAACACGGCTACCCCAGCGACGTGGTCACCCTGGCCTCATCCATCGCAACACAACCGGAGCTCATCACCGTACATATGGAGAAAGGCGACAAGGGCTTCGGCTTCACCATCGCCGACAgcctcggcggcggcgggcagAGAGTAAAACAGATTGTGGACTATCCGCGCTGTCGCGGTCTCAGAGAGGGTGACATCATCGTGGAGGTGAACAAGAGGAACGTGCAGAGTATGTCGCACAACCAGGTGGTTGACTTACTCAGCAAGTGTCCGAAGGGGAGCGAGGTCACCATGCTGGTGCAGAGAG GAGTGGCACCTGCAAAGAAGAGCCCAAAACTg GATGATTTTGAGCTGGCTCCTCCATACCGAGATTACAGTAGGAGG CCATTGTCAAGAAAGGACAGCCAGAACAGCTCCCAGCTCAGCGTTTCCAGCCACCGGAGTGCCCACACCGACTCGCCCTTGTACTCGTCGCTGGCACCTCCGCACAGCGAGAGCGCCGCTCCCCCGGTCCCATCTCAGCCCCTACCGGGCCTTCCACCCCAGGACTTCACAGCCGACGGGACCATCCAGAGAAAACCAGATCCCTTTAAGATTTGGGCCCAGTCCAGGAGCATGTATGAAAGTAGGC TTCCAGACTTCCAGGAGCAGGATATTTTCCTGTGGAGGAAGGACACAGGGTTTGGCTTCAGAATTCTTGGAGGGAACGAGGAAGGAGAGCCA ATCTACATCGGCCATATCGTAAAGTACGGCGCGGCAGATGAGGATGGACGCCTGAGGTCCGGCGATGAGCTCATATGTGTGGATGGCACCGCCGTGGTGGGCAAGTCGCACCAGCTGGTGGTGCAACTGATGCAGCAGGCGGCCAAGCAAGGCCATGTCAACCTCACCGTGCGACGCAAAACCAGTTACGCCG TTAAAGCCGAAGGAGACGTGCCTCCGTCACCCGCCTCGTCCCACCACAGCAGCACCCAGGCGCCCAGCCTGACAGAGGAGATTGGAAAGCGAACTCCGCAGGGCAGTCAGAATTCCCTCAACACCGTCAGCTCCGGCAGCGGCTCCACCTCTGGCATCGGCAGCGGGGGAGGCGGCGGCGTAGGGGCCGGGGGCAGCGCCAACGTCGCCGCCGTCGCAGCGGCCACCACCTCATCGCAGCCTCCGAACGTGAACTCCAGCATCCCCGTCTCCTCCGCCTTGCAGCCTTATGACGTGGAGATCCGCCGCGGGGAGAACGAAGGCTTTGGATTTGTCATCGTGTCGTCTGTTTCCCGTCCTGAGGCGGGCACCACCTTTG GACGGATCATCGAGGGAAGCCCCGCCGACCGCTGCGGGAAGCTGAAAGTGGGAGATCGCATCCTGGCAGTGAACTCGTGCTCCATCACCAACAAGTCCCACTCGGACATTGTCAACCTCATCAAGGAAGCCGGGAATACTGTTACACTACGCATCATTCCTGGAGACG AGTCATCAAATGCGTCTTTATTGACAAACGCGGAGAAAATTGCTACTATTACCACAACTCACACAGCCCAGCAACAGGCTGCACCAGAAGCCAG aaACAATACCAAACCAAAACAGGAGTCGTTTGACTTTAAAGCCCCTCAAGCGCCTCCCCCGCAACTTCCAACGCAAGTGTCAgcccag GATTCCGAGTTTTACTCAGCGGACCTGGAACGGGATAGCAAAGGCTTTGGCTTCAGTCTGCGGGGCGGCAGGGAATACAACATGGACCTATACGTACTGAGGCTAGCTGAAGATGGAGCAGCCGTCCGCAACGGGAAAATGAGG GTTGGTGATGAAATCTTGGAAATCAACGGAGAGAGCACCAAGGGCATGAAGCACGCCCGAGCCATCGAGCTCATTAAGAGCGGAGGGCGACGTGTTCATCTGGTGCTCAAGAGGGGCGATGGCTCGGTCCCCGAATATG ACGGCACCCCAAACGACAGCAGCGCAGCCTCAGGGTTACAAAACGCTGCGGAAGTGAGCTCCCTGCCCTTCAATGAGCCGTCGGAGCAAAGCTACAACCCGGAACCCCAAAGCTCATCTCGGACCAAGAAGGAGACGACCCATCACTCATCGGGCACTGGCAAGCACCGTTCACGTCACCGCCGTCGCTCTCCTCATAAGAAAACCAGCACAGGTAAACACAAAAGGACAAAATCTCCCGGAAAGATCAATctgttgaagaagaagaaggatgaAAAGGGAAAATCCGAGCAGCGCCACCATTCCAGCGGGCACCACCGCAGCCGCCACCGCTCTCCTGACAAGGGGTACAAACGCTCGCGCAGTGCAGAGAACGCCCTGGACGGCCGTCACGGGGGACACCGCCACGGGCGCTCCCCCGACAGGCACCACCATCGTCACCGCTCACCTCAACGCTCGCCTTACCGCTCACCTCGACGCTCGCCTTACCGCTCGCCTCGACGCTCACCGTACCGCTCTCCTCGACGCTCGCCGTACCGTTCACCTCCCCCCTACAAATCGCCCCAACGTTCTCGGCAGCGCTCCCCCAACAGACGCCAAGGTCGCTCCGCCGACCCCTACCGCAGATACGGCTCCCCGCAAGGAGCGAGGCAGCGCGGCAACGAGAAGCCCGCCGTCGTCGAGGCGCTACCGAAGGCGCCGTCGAGGTTTACCGAACCGAGCCTCTCTTTTGAGGACAGCGTCCTGCGCGAGGCCCCCGCCCTGGTCCGTCTCAACCGGGTGGCCGGGGAGGAGCGTCCCTTtatgaacgacagtctcctgaCCAGAGCTTCCACCATGGAGAGAGCCTTCGGCGGGGACAGCCTGCTGAGGGACATTTCCCGCAACCAGAGAGACACCTTCGAGAACGGCTCCCGGCCCAGAGTACGCACGCCCGACTCCGACTTGGCTTACAACCGGTACAGCTCGCTCCTGAGGGGACGATCGCCCGAGAGGGCCGACAGGGACCGGGACAGAAACTACCCCAGCAGAGAATCTACCCCAGAACCGTACCGAACGCGCAGCCTCGGACGAGACATCTCCCCTATCCGAAGCCCCAGACGTAAAGACTCTGAGGACGAAGAGGATGACGACAACTTTGTGGCGGCTAAGGTGAGCGAGTACTACAGCACGTTGGAAAGTGACAACAGTCGCTCTGCCAGACCGCTGCTCCCAGAGCCCAAGAAGACCTACAAGGACAACCCCAGAGACCTGAGCATCTGA
- the magi1b gene encoding membrane-associated guanylate kinase, WW and PDZ domain-containing protein 1b isoform X4, which produces MHFIKRWTKGNKLNKDLKHYLSQRFQKSSPDHELQQIIRDNLYRHAVPCTTRPPREGEVSGVDYNFLSVQDFLELEKSGTLLEIGTYEGNYYGTPKPPVQPPGGKVITNSSGGDAPRPDGLSGSLPGSQESTPRRSKSYNDMHNAGIVPGELPLEDDEDLPDMNSSYTGESSELDEIHRSVRPFTPRRSDPSYFGTTPLPPATTESTQQTHPNLSHPPPEDPQGPLPDNWEMAYTENGEVYFIDHNTKTTSWIDPRCLDKPQKPLEECEDDEGVHTEELDNDLLELPPGWEKIDDPVYGVYYVDHINRRTQYENPLLEAKRRRQVEQQQPQVQSQQPPEEWIEDSTFAGAPPTSYTANHQETYRDPQPGPTVPMGQKRGKPFFTRNRSELKGTFINTKLKKSRRGFGFTVVGGDEPDEFLQIKSLVLDGPAALDGKMETGDVIVSVNDTCVLGYTHAQVVKIFQSIPIGSMVNLELCRGYPLPFDPDDPNTSLVTSVAILDNKDPIIVNGQEASNNTYDLPPSHSSQNSNSGSTNGGGAALNGLPRPHSPSAEANSDPASQHGYPSDVVTLASSIATQPELITVHMEKGDKGFGFTIADSLGGGGQRVKQIVDYPRCRGLREGDIIVEVNKRNVQSMSHNQVVDLLSKCPKGSEVTMLVQRGVAPAKKSPKLDDFELAPPYRDYSRRPLSRKDSQNSSQLSVSSHRSAHTDSPLYSSLAPPHSESAAPPVPSQPLPGLPPQDFTADGTIQRKPDPFKIWAQSRSMYESRLPDFQEQDIFLWRKDTGFGFRILGGNEEGEPIYIGHIVKYGAADEDGRLRSGDELICVDGTAVVGKSHQLVVQLMQQAAKQGHVNLTVRRKTSYAVKAEGDVPPSPASSHHSSTQAPSLTEEIGKRTPQGSQNSLNTVSSGSGSTSGIGSGGGGGVGAGGSANVAAVAAATTSSQPPNVNSSIPVSSALQPYDVEIRRGENEGFGFVIVSSVSRPEAGTTFGRIIEGSPADRCGKLKVGDRILAVNSCSITNKSHSDIVNLIKEAGNTVTLRIIPGDESSNASLLTNAEKIATITTTHTAQQQAAPEARNNTKPKQESFDFKAPQAPPPQLPTQVSAQDSEFYSADLERDSKGFGFSLRGGREYNMDLYVLRLAEDGAAVRNGKMRVGDEILEINGESTKGMKHARAIELIKSGGRRVHLVLKRGDGSVPEYDGTPNDSSAASGLQNAAEVSSLPFNEPSEQSYNPEPQSSSRTKKETTHHSSGTGKHRSRHRRRSPHKKTSTGKHKRTKSPGKINLLKKKKDEKGKSEQRHHSSGHHRSRHRSPDKGYKRSRSAENALDGRHGGHRHGRSPDRHHHRHRSPQRSPYRSPRRSPYRSPRRSPYRSPRRSPYRSPPPYKSPQRSRQRSPNRRQGRSADPYRRYGSPQGARQRGNEKPAVVEALPKAPSRFTEPSLSFEDSVLREAPALVRLNRVAGEERPFMNDSLLTRASTMERAFGGDSLLRDISRNQRDTFENGSRPRVRTPDSDLAYNRYSSLLRGRSPERADRDRDRNYPSRESTPEPYRTRSLGRDISPIRSPRRKDSEDEEDDDNFVAAKVSEYYSTLESDNSRSARPLLPEPKKTYKDNPRDLSI; this is translated from the exons GTACAACCCGACCCCCTCGTGAAGGAGAAGTCTCTGGTGTCGACTACAACTTCCTTTCAGTTCAGGACTTTCTGGAATTAGAAAAAAGTGGAACCTTGTTGGAAATCGGAACATATGAAG GAAACTATTATGGGACACCCAAGCCGCCGGTGCAGCCCCCCGGTGGGAAAGTGATTACCAATAGCAGCGGCGGTGATGCCCCACGGCCAGACGGGCTCAGCGGTAGCCTGCCGGGCTCGCAAGAATCCACTCCCCGACGCAGCAAGTCCTACAATGACATGCACAATGCTGGAATAGTGCCTGGAGAACTGCCGCTGGAGGACGACGAGGACCTCCCTGACATGAACAGTAGCTACACAG GAGAATCAAGCGAACTCGACGAGATTCATCGCTCGGTGAGACCCTTCACCCCTCGCCGGAGTGACCCATCCTACTTTGGGACGACCCCCTTACCACCGGCCACCACGGAGAGCACTCAGCAGACTCACCCTAACCTGAGCCATCCTCCCCCGGAGGACCCTCAGGGACCTCTGCCCGACAATTGGGAGATGGCCTACACTGAGAACGGAGAGGTCTATTTTATAGA TCACAATACAAAGACCACCTCTTGGATAGACCCTCGGTGCCTGGACAAACCTCAGAAACCCCTGGAAGAATGTGAAGATGACG AAGGGGTTCATACGGAGGAGCTGGACAATGATCTTCTTG AACTTCCACCCGGATGGGAGAAAATAGATGATCCAGTCTATGGCGTCTACTATGTTGA TCATATCAACAGGAGGACTCAGTACGAGAATCCCCTTTTGGAGGCTAAGCGGCGCAGACAAGTGGAACAGCAACAGCCTCAAGTGCAAAGCCAGCAGCCACCTGAAG AATGGATTGAAGACTCAACCTTTGCCGGGGCCCCTCCAACAAGTTATACTGCCAACCACCAAGAGACTTACAGGGACCCTCAACCTGGGCCCACAGTGCCAATGGGACAAAAAC gaGGAAAGCCTTTCTTTACCCGGAACCGATCTGAACTAAAGGGGACTTTCATCAATACCAAGCTGAAAAAGAGCCGCAGAGGTTTTGGTTTCACTGTCGTGGGAGGCGACGAGCCAGATGAGTTCCTGCAAATCAAGAGTCTGGTCCTCGACGGACCGGCCGCCCTCGACGGCAAGATGGAGACAG GTGATGTCATAGTGAGTGTCAACGACACCTGTGTGCTCGGCTACACCCACGCACAAGTTGTGAAGATCTTCCAGTCGATCCCAATTGGCTCTATGGTCAATTTGGAGCTGTGCCGCGGTTACCCTTTGCCCTTTGACCCCGATGACCCCAACACAAGCCTGGTTACCTCAGTGGCCATTCTTGACAACAAAGATCCTATCATAGTCAACGGTCAAGAGGCCTCCAACAATACTTACGATTTGCCGCCCAGTCACAGCAGTCAGAACAGCAACAGCGGCTCCACCAACGGCGGCGGGGCTGCCCTCAATGGCCTCCCGCGACCTCACAGCCCCTCCGCAGAGGCGAACTCTGACCCCGCATCCCAACACGGCTACCCCAGCGACGTGGTCACCCTGGCCTCATCCATCGCAACACAACCGGAGCTCATCACCGTACATATGGAGAAAGGCGACAAGGGCTTCGGCTTCACCATCGCCGACAgcctcggcggcggcgggcagAGAGTAAAACAGATTGTGGACTATCCGCGCTGTCGCGGTCTCAGAGAGGGTGACATCATCGTGGAGGTGAACAAGAGGAACGTGCAGAGTATGTCGCACAACCAGGTGGTTGACTTACTCAGCAAGTGTCCGAAGGGGAGCGAGGTCACCATGCTGGTGCAGAGAG GAGTGGCACCTGCAAAGAAGAGCCCAAAACTg GATGATTTTGAGCTGGCTCCTCCATACCGAGATTACAGTAGGAGG CCATTGTCAAGAAAGGACAGCCAGAACAGCTCCCAGCTCAGCGTTTCCAGCCACCGGAGTGCCCACACCGACTCGCCCTTGTACTCGTCGCTGGCACCTCCGCACAGCGAGAGCGCCGCTCCCCCGGTCCCATCTCAGCCCCTACCGGGCCTTCCACCCCAGGACTTCACAGCCGACGGGACCATCCAGAGAAAACCAGATCCCTTTAAGATTTGGGCCCAGTCCAGGAGCATGTATGAAAGTAGGC TTCCAGACTTCCAGGAGCAGGATATTTTCCTGTGGAGGAAGGACACAGGGTTTGGCTTCAGAATTCTTGGAGGGAACGAGGAAGGAGAGCCA ATCTACATCGGCCATATCGTAAAGTACGGCGCGGCAGATGAGGATGGACGCCTGAGGTCCGGCGATGAGCTCATATGTGTGGATGGCACCGCCGTGGTGGGCAAGTCGCACCAGCTGGTGGTGCAACTGATGCAGCAGGCGGCCAAGCAAGGCCATGTCAACCTCACCGTGCGACGCAAAACCAGTTACGCCG TTAAAGCCGAAGGAGACGTGCCTCCGTCACCCGCCTCGTCCCACCACAGCAGCACCCAGGCGCCCAGCCTGACAGAGGAGATTGGAAAGCGAACTCCGCAGGGCAGTCAGAATTCCCTCAACACCGTCAGCTCCGGCAGCGGCTCCACCTCTGGCATCGGCAGCGGGGGAGGCGGCGGCGTAGGGGCCGGGGGCAGCGCCAACGTCGCCGCCGTCGCAGCGGCCACCACCTCATCGCAGCCTCCGAACGTGAACTCCAGCATCCCCGTCTCCTCCGCCTTGCAGCCTTATGACGTGGAGATCCGCCGCGGGGAGAACGAAGGCTTTGGATTTGTCATCGTGTCGTCTGTTTCCCGTCCTGAGGCGGGCACCACCTTTG GACGGATCATCGAGGGAAGCCCCGCCGACCGCTGCGGGAAGCTGAAAGTGGGAGATCGCATCCTGGCAGTGAACTCGTGCTCCATCACCAACAAGTCCCACTCGGACATTGTCAACCTCATCAAGGAAGCCGGGAATACTGTTACACTACGCATCATTCCTGGAGACG AGTCATCAAATGCGTCTTTATTGACAAACGCGGAGAAAATTGCTACTATTACCACAACTCACACAGCCCAGCAACAGGCTGCACCAGAAGCCAG aaACAATACCAAACCAAAACAGGAGTCGTTTGACTTTAAAGCCCCTCAAGCGCCTCCCCCGCAACTTCCAACGCAAGTGTCAgcccag GATTCCGAGTTTTACTCAGCGGACCTGGAACGGGATAGCAAAGGCTTTGGCTTCAGTCTGCGGGGCGGCAGGGAATACAACATGGACCTATACGTACTGAGGCTAGCTGAAGATGGAGCAGCCGTCCGCAACGGGAAAATGAGG GTTGGTGATGAAATCTTGGAAATCAACGGAGAGAGCACCAAGGGCATGAAGCACGCCCGAGCCATCGAGCTCATTAAGAGCGGAGGGCGACGTGTTCATCTGGTGCTCAAGAGGGGCGATGGCTCGGTCCCCGAATATG ACGGCACCCCAAACGACAGCAGCGCAGCCTCAGGGTTACAAAACGCTGCGGAAGTGAGCTCCCTGCCCTTCAATGAGCCGTCGGAGCAAAGCTACAACCCGGAACCCCAAAGCTCATCTCGGACCAAGAAGGAGACGACCCATCACTCATCGGGCACTGGCAAGCACCGTTCACGTCACCGCCGTCGCTCTCCTCATAAGAAAACCAGCACAGGTAAACACAAAAGGACAAAATCTCCCGGAAAGATCAATctgttgaagaagaagaaggatgaAAAGGGAAAATCCGAGCAGCGCCACCATTCCAGCGGGCACCACCGCAGCCGCCACCGCTCTCCTGACAAGGGGTACAAACGCTCGCGCAGTGCAGAGAACGCCCTGGACGGCCGTCACGGGGGACACCGCCACGGGCGCTCCCCCGACAGGCACCACCATCGTCACCGCTCACCTCAACGCTCGCCTTACCGCTCACCTCGACGCTCGCCTTACCGCTCGCCTCGACGCTCACCGTACCGCTCTCCTCGACGCTCGCCGTACCGTTCACCTCCCCCCTACAAATCGCCCCAACGTTCTCGGCAGCGCTCCCCCAACAGACGCCAAGGTCGCTCCGCCGACCCCTACCGCAGATACGGCTCCCCGCAAGGAGCGAGGCAGCGCGGCAACGAGAAGCCCGCCGTCGTCGAGGCGCTACCGAAGGCGCCGTCGAGGTTTACCGAACCGAGCCTCTCTTTTGAGGACAGCGTCCTGCGCGAGGCCCCCGCCCTGGTCCGTCTCAACCGGGTGGCCGGGGAGGAGCGTCCCTTtatgaacgacagtctcctgaCCAGAGCTTCCACCATGGAGAGAGCCTTCGGCGGGGACAGCCTGCTGAGGGACATTTCCCGCAACCAGAGAGACACCTTCGAGAACGGCTCCCGGCCCAGAGTACGCACGCCCGACTCCGACTTGGCTTACAACCGGTACAGCTCGCTCCTGAGGGGACGATCGCCCGAGAGGGCCGACAGGGACCGGGACAGAAACTACCCCAGCAGAGAATCTACCCCAGAACCGTACCGAACGCGCAGCCTCGGACGAGACATCTCCCCTATCCGAAGCCCCAGACGTAAAGACTCTGAGGACGAAGAGGATGACGACAACTTTGTGGCGGCTAAGGTGAGCGAGTACTACAGCACGTTGGAAAGTGACAACAGTCGCTCTGCCAGACCGCTGCTCCCAGAGCCCAAGAAGACCTACAAGGACAACCCCAGAGACCTGAGCATCTGA